Proteins from a genomic interval of Desulfovibrio litoralis DSM 11393:
- a CDS encoding radical SAM protein, with amino-acid sequence MKICLNLLMDINLEDNAIQPCCNVFDIKVPSYPFSGLPSEVEGYFEYIIDSIHNLQTDTDLCKGCNFLIDVDIKKDINALKSSICFKTVSINHHRYYCNCKCVYCDYWHPRKKEKLYSVLPLLKTLVHQNRLAPQCSISWGGGESTILKEFDEASAWLTAKGYTQLVHSNALLYSKGITSLLKSGKGDVNVSLDSGTKETYYKIKGRDHWDKVIENLTEYSKACAKPDQLELKYIVFEQNNNFDEIELFFQLCLRLNVKKVNYSLDFREVNANAISKQTFIATAFFRKRAEELNILARPFYINAQLIQEIDVYQKHYFQSGEPYAKP; translated from the coding sequence ATGAAAATATGCCTTAATTTATTGATGGATATTAACCTTGAAGATAACGCAATACAACCTTGTTGTAATGTATTTGATATTAAAGTTCCTTCTTACCCTTTTAGCGGGTTACCCTCTGAAGTAGAAGGATATTTCGAATATATTATAGACAGCATTCATAATCTACAAACAGATACAGACTTGTGCAAAGGATGCAACTTTCTAATAGACGTTGATATTAAAAAAGATATAAACGCCCTTAAATCAAGTATATGTTTTAAAACAGTTTCAATTAATCACCATCGTTACTATTGTAACTGTAAATGTGTTTATTGTGATTATTGGCACCCAAGGAAAAAAGAAAAACTTTACTCCGTGTTGCCTCTATTAAAGACTCTTGTCCACCAAAACAGATTAGCTCCACAATGCAGCATATCTTGGGGAGGAGGAGAAAGCACAATATTAAAAGAATTTGATGAGGCGAGTGCTTGGCTTACTGCAAAAGGGTATACTCAATTAGTCCATTCCAATGCCCTCCTCTATTCTAAGGGAATTACAAGCTTATTAAAGAGTGGAAAAGGTGATGTTAACGTTAGTTTAGACAGCGGAACAAAAGAAACTTATTATAAAATAAAAGGTCGTGATCACTGGGATAAGGTAATCGAGAACCTGACTGAATATAGTAAAGCCTGTGCTAAACCTGATCAATTAGAGCTAAAATATATAGTCTTTGAACAAAATAATAATTTTGACGAAATAGAACTATTTTTCCAACTTTGTTTACGACTTAACGTAAAAAAGGTAAACTACTCCCTAGATTTTCGAGAAGTTAACGCCAATGCAATAAGCAAACAAACCTTCATTGCAACAGCTTTCTTTCGTAAGCGAGCCGAAGAATTAAATATACTTGCAAGACCGTTCTATATTAATGCACAACTCATACAAGAAATTGACGTATATCAAAAACATTATTTCCAGTCAGGAGAACCTTATGCCAAACCTTAA
- a CDS encoding heavy-metal-associated domain-containing protein codes for MPNLKVSGMSCNHCKQGVEKALSAINGVENIKVDLLSGNVSWTEKSGTKVELETVKKAIIAIGFGVE; via the coding sequence ATGCCAAACCTTAAAGTTAGCGGAATGAGCTGTAATCATTGCAAACAAGGCGTTGAAAAAGCACTGTCTGCGATTAACGGCGTCGAAAACATAAAAGTTGATTTATTATCAGGCAACGTCAGCTGGACGGAAAAAAGCGGAACAAAAGTCGAGCTTGAAACCGTTAAAAAGGCTATTATTGCTATAGGTTTTGGCGTTGAATAA
- a CDS encoding winged helix-turn-helix domain-containing protein: MSSILQDKLKTCNHQLKIKVWLTSQDQTLISPGLVELLCLINAQGSLQSAAKQLSWSYRMAWGRLRKAEEHLGFSLVEKHSGNKGGLVLSQAGLELIEKYQALMKNVQLFAEEQMKNLFLS; this comes from the coding sequence ATGAGCAGTATTTTGCAAGATAAACTCAAAACCTGTAACCATCAGTTAAAAATAAAGGTTTGGTTAACTAGCCAAGATCAAACCCTAATCAGCCCGGGTTTGGTCGAGCTACTTTGTTTAATTAATGCTCAAGGTTCATTACAATCTGCCGCCAAACAATTATCTTGGTCATACAGAATGGCGTGGGGGCGTTTGCGTAAAGCGGAAGAACACTTGGGTTTTTCTTTGGTAGAAAAACATTCAGGCAATAAAGGCGGGCTTGTGCTTTCGCAAGCCGGTTTGGAGTTAATAGAAAAATATCAAGCCTTAATGAAAAATGTCCAGCTTTTTGCCGAAGAACAAATGAAAAACTTATTTCTTTCTTGA
- the cimA gene encoding citramalate synthase — MQKIDIYDTTLRDGAQSEDISLSVADRLKIATKLDELGIDYIEGGWPGANPADTEFFQEMQNYSFKNAKLSAFGSTHHPNVNAEDDNTLNNIIAAHPNVACIFGKACEVHAKEALRLSPTRNLEIIKNSVAYLKQNLSEVFFDAEHFFDGLKHNAEYTLSTLKAAHESGADVLVLCDTNGGTMPHEVSEAVKTVKERLPNAKIGIHAHNDCEMAVANSLAAVEMGATQVQGTINGVGERCGNANLISVIPCLNLKYKNKYQTISAENLALLRATSIYVSEVCNISPFSRQAFVGLSAFAHKGGIHVSAVNRNSSLYEHIDPNLIGNRQRVLLTEFAGRSNIVFLAKRFGFHLDKDEPVVKGLLNELKIKSSQGYDFAAAEASIELLILRKLARCGVREFFKLKHFRVLESKMSANSLPLSEASVVLEVEGIEEHTAASGLGPINALDNALRKALINFYPRLNEMRLVDFKVRVLNASENSTGSGSFVRVLIESADQNNKWVTVGVSYNIIEASWQALADSVIYKLYKDEYEHRQQVK, encoded by the coding sequence ATGCAAAAAATTGATATATACGACACTACGTTAAGAGACGGCGCTCAATCTGAAGATATTAGCTTAAGCGTTGCCGATCGTTTGAAAATAGCAACTAAACTTGATGAATTGGGAATAGATTATATTGAGGGCGGTTGGCCGGGTGCGAACCCCGCTGATACTGAATTTTTTCAAGAAATGCAAAACTATTCTTTTAAAAATGCTAAACTTAGCGCCTTTGGAAGTACACATCACCCCAACGTAAACGCCGAAGACGATAATACCTTAAATAATATTATTGCCGCTCACCCCAACGTTGCCTGTATTTTTGGCAAAGCCTGTGAAGTTCATGCAAAAGAGGCTTTACGCCTAAGCCCAACACGCAACTTGGAAATTATCAAAAATTCGGTCGCTTACCTTAAACAAAATCTCAGCGAAGTTTTTTTTGATGCCGAACATTTTTTTGACGGCTTAAAACATAACGCCGAATATACGCTCTCAACCCTAAAAGCCGCACATGAAAGCGGAGCCGACGTTTTGGTTTTATGCGACACAAACGGTGGAACAATGCCCCATGAAGTATCCGAAGCCGTAAAAACAGTTAAAGAAAGATTGCCCAACGCTAAAATAGGAATTCACGCTCATAACGACTGCGAAATGGCTGTTGCCAATAGCTTGGCCGCGGTTGAAATGGGGGCGACCCAAGTTCAGGGAACTATCAACGGAGTTGGCGAACGCTGTGGGAATGCCAATTTAATTTCCGTAATTCCCTGTTTAAACCTGAAATATAAAAATAAATATCAAACTATTTCAGCGGAAAACCTCGCCCTTTTGCGAGCAACCTCTATTTATGTCTCAGAGGTTTGTAATATCTCACCTTTTAGTAGGCAAGCCTTTGTCGGCTTATCCGCCTTTGCTCATAAAGGGGGAATTCACGTTAGTGCCGTTAACCGCAACTCAAGCCTTTATGAACACATTGACCCGAACCTTATAGGAAACCGCCAGCGCGTTTTACTTACCGAGTTTGCAGGACGTAGCAACATTGTCTTTTTGGCAAAACGCTTTGGCTTCCACCTAGACAAAGACGAACCCGTTGTAAAAGGTCTATTAAACGAGTTAAAAATAAAATCAAGCCAAGGTTATGACTTTGCCGCCGCCGAAGCCTCAATTGAGTTATTGATCTTAAGAAAACTCGCCAGATGTGGAGTTAGAGAGTTTTTTAAGCTTAAACATTTCCGAGTATTAGAGTCAAAAATGTCCGCAAACTCCCTACCCCTTTCCGAAGCAAGCGTTGTGCTTGAAGTAGAAGGAATCGAAGAACATACCGCCGCTTCCGGCTTAGGTCCGATTAACGCACTCGATAACGCACTCAGAAAAGCCCTTATCAATTTTTACCCAAGGTTAAACGAGATGCGTCTTGTTGACTTTAAAGTAAGAGTCTTGAACGCAAGCGAAAACTCAACAGGCTCAGGCTCTTTTGTTCGAGTCCTGATCGAATCAGCCGATCAAAATAATAAATGGGTTACCGTTGGTGTTTCATATAATATTATAGAAGCTAGCTGGCAGGCTTTAGCCGACTCGGTTATCTATAAACTTTATAAAGATGAATATGAACATCGCCAACAAGTAAAATAG
- the rplI gene encoding 50S ribosomal protein L9, which translates to MKIILRADVENLGRLGDVVEVKNGYARNYLIPQGFAMLATKASLKTFELERKKLQAQMDALRSAASDLSNKIQAEELVIRMRVGDNNKLYGAVTTHIIADQLAEKGVEVDRRRILLDAPIRLLGDYEVRVRLHADVVAVLKVKVAAEERTVYEDEAVAVVEEAKELVTAE; encoded by the coding sequence ATGAAGATCATATTGAGAGCAGACGTTGAAAATTTAGGTCGCCTAGGTGACGTTGTTGAAGTTAAAAATGGTTATGCTCGTAACTATTTAATTCCTCAAGGTTTTGCTATGTTGGCAACAAAAGCCAGCTTGAAAACTTTTGAATTGGAACGTAAAAAATTACAAGCTCAGATGGACGCTCTACGTAGTGCCGCTTCTGATTTATCCAATAAAATTCAGGCGGAAGAACTGGTTATTCGCATGCGTGTAGGTGATAACAACAAGCTTTACGGAGCTGTTACTACCCACATTATTGCTGATCAGTTGGCAGAAAAAGGCGTAGAAGTTGATCGTCGTCGTATCTTGCTTGATGCTCCTATCCGTTTACTTGGCGATTATGAAGTGCGTGTACGTTTACATGCTGACGTTGTTGCCGTATTAAAAGTAAAGGTTGCTGCTGAAGAAAGAACAGTTTACGAAGATGAAGCCGTTGCTGTCGTTGAAGAAGCAAAAGAGCTTGTTACCGCTGAATAA
- the rpsR gene encoding 30S ribosomal protein S18: MSQRKKFAPRRKFCRFCADKELPLNYKRADILRDFVTERGKIIARRITGTCAHHQRLLTTEIKRARQMALMLYTATHSSEVKKKSVL; encoded by the coding sequence ATGAGCCAGAGAAAAAAATTTGCACCAAGAAGAAAATTTTGTCGTTTTTGTGCGGACAAAGAGTTGCCTTTAAACTACAAACGCGCTGATATTTTACGTGATTTTGTTACAGAACGCGGAAAAATAATCGCACGTCGCATTACCGGAACTTGTGCACATCACCAACGCTTATTAACCACTGAAATTAAACGTGCTCGCCAAATGGCTTTGATGCTTTACACAGCTACACATTCAAGTGAAGTTAAGAAAAAGAGCGTACTGTAG
- the rpsF gene encoding 30S ribosomal protein S6, translated as MRKFETLLLLSPELNSEAREALVSNFSAVIERMEGKVVLVDNWGMKDLAYPVEKQMRGYYIRLEYVAPGTAVAELERNIRIADGIFKFITVKLSDKVEELA; from the coding sequence ATGAGAAAGTTTGAAACTTTATTACTGCTTTCGCCTGAGCTTAACTCTGAAGCAAGAGAAGCTCTAGTCTCTAACTTTAGTGCAGTAATTGAACGTATGGAAGGCAAGGTTGTTCTTGTTGATAATTGGGGTATGAAAGACCTTGCGTATCCTGTTGAAAAACAAATGCGCGGTTATTATATTCGTCTTGAATATGTTGCTCCCGGAACTGCCGTTGCCGAACTTGAACGTAATATTCGTATTGCTGATGGTATCTTTAAGTTCATAACTGTTAAGTTATCAGATAAAGTAGAGGAGCTTGCATAA
- a CDS encoding CvpA family protein, with protein sequence MDTQLNLLDIGLLIILIFTGIRGFTRGFIDEIAGFAGIIIGIYLSSQFYPSLIPHISGFVTSPTWQPITAWGVIFVVVIIITAIVANSLRKLFQLTSTMLINQMLGFAIGMAKGIFVCAIILGILKTVLPDAPFLQNSVVTPYLDVFINFVKQHLPDLEKTQEELMKKLPGGLS encoded by the coding sequence ATGGATACTCAGTTAAATTTATTGGATATTGGTCTGCTTATAATCTTGATTTTTACAGGAATAAGAGGCTTTACCCGAGGTTTTATCGACGAAATCGCAGGTTTTGCCGGAATTATTATCGGAATATATTTATCCTCACAGTTTTATCCCTCATTAATTCCACATATTTCAGGTTTTGTTACCAGCCCGACTTGGCAACCAATCACGGCTTGGGGAGTTATTTTTGTCGTAGTAATCATTATAACCGCAATAGTTGCCAACAGTTTGCGAAAACTCTTTCAGCTCACCTCAACCATGTTGATAAACCAAATGTTGGGCTTTGCAATAGGTATGGCAAAAGGAATTTTTGTTTGTGCGATTATTTTGGGTATATTAAAAACCGTACTGCCTGACGCTCCTTTTTTACAAAATTCAGTAGTAACCCCATATTTAGACGTTTTTATCAACTTTGTAAAACAACACCTGCCTGATCTTGAAAAAACACAAGAAGAATTAATGAAAAAACTCCCCGGAGGTTTAAGCTAA
- the mazG gene encoding nucleoside triphosphate pyrophosphohydrolase: MLDDNKGLAQIQEVLDKLLGENGCPWDKEQTPEKLCDYVVEEVYELIDSIHSDKAGDIKEELGDVLFLLIFIATIYKKRGLFSLGDALQNNAAKMIARHPHVFSDASFANKEELLKNWERIKKLEKEEKDPQAASKPKGLFDSLPRNLPPLIQAYRINSKAANVGFTWDSSEDVEQQVEAEWLEWLEVSQSLNNEFVSQNNEKLPDNTQDAKQVAMEEEFGDLLFSLIELGRRKGIKANTALQRSNAKFLRRFTAMEELARKENKEFNDLDITAKEALWQAVKESEKK; encoded by the coding sequence ATGCTTGATGACAATAAAGGTTTAGCCCAAATACAAGAAGTTTTAGACAAGTTACTTGGTGAAAACGGTTGCCCTTGGGACAAAGAACAAACACCGGAAAAACTTTGCGATTACGTCGTTGAAGAAGTTTACGAACTAATAGACAGTATCCATTCTGATAAAGCCGGCGATATAAAAGAAGAACTGGGCGATGTCTTGTTTCTTTTAATTTTCATTGCCACAATTTATAAAAAACGTGGTTTATTCAGCCTTGGTGATGCGTTGCAAAATAATGCCGCTAAAATGATCGCTCGCCACCCACATGTTTTTTCCGATGCTTCTTTTGCCAATAAAGAAGAGTTGTTAAAAAATTGGGAACGTATCAAAAAACTTGAAAAAGAAGAAAAAGACCCCCAAGCCGCTTCAAAACCCAAAGGGCTTTTTGATAGCCTTCCCAGAAATTTACCACCTCTTATTCAAGCCTATAGAATTAACTCCAAAGCGGCAAACGTTGGCTTTACTTGGGACTCAAGCGAAGATGTGGAACAACAAGTTGAAGCGGAATGGCTCGAGTGGCTCGAAGTTTCCCAGTCTTTAAACAATGAGTTTGTCTCTCAAAACAATGAAAAACTACCTGATAACACTCAAGATGCCAAACAAGTTGCGATGGAAGAAGAGTTTGGCGACTTACTCTTTAGCTTAATAGAACTAGGGCGTAGAAAGGGTATTAAAGCCAATACCGCTCTACAACGCAGTAACGCCAAATTTTTACGCCGTTTTACAGCGATGGAAGAATTAGCCAGAAAAGAAAACAAAGAATTTAATGACTTGGATATAACAGCCAAAGAAGCTTTGTGGCAGGCAGTTAAAGAAAGCGAAAAAAAATAA
- the recR gene encoding recombination mediator RecR: protein MQQLPEPLRELTEQLSKLPGVGPKSALRIAMTFLKWSEPQTRRLGLSIHDLRDKLFLCKNCAALSDTNPCAICSDEHRNSELLCIVAEWDSMLALEQGAFYRGLYLVLGGLLAPLENVHPDNLELELLKKRLASTETPIKEVILALGATLEAEHTASYLRNLIQKMFPHIKVTRLAQGIPLGSEVRFMDQETLRQSLNYRQEL from the coding sequence GTGCAACAATTACCAGAACCTTTGCGTGAGTTAACCGAACAATTATCTAAATTACCCGGAGTTGGACCAAAGTCAGCTTTGCGTATCGCCATGACTTTTTTAAAGTGGTCAGAACCTCAAACCAGACGTTTGGGTTTAAGTATTCATGATTTAAGAGATAAACTTTTTTTATGTAAAAATTGTGCGGCTCTTTCCGATACTAACCCTTGTGCTATTTGTAGCGATGAACACCGCAACTCAGAATTACTCTGTATTGTTGCCGAATGGGACAGTATGCTGGCACTTGAACAAGGTGCGTTTTATCGTGGTTTATATCTTGTTTTGGGCGGTTTGCTTGCTCCGTTGGAAAATGTACACCCTGATAACCTTGAACTTGAACTTTTAAAAAAACGTTTAGCTTCAACAGAAACGCCGATTAAAGAAGTTATTCTCGCCCTTGGTGCAACCTTGGAAGCAGAACACACAGCCTCATATTTGCGAAACCTTATTCAAAAAATGTTTCCACATATTAAGGTAACAAGGCTGGCACAAGGCATTCCGCTCGGCTCGGAAGTTCGATTTATGGATCAAGAAACCTTAAGACAATCGCTTAATTATCGCCAAGAATTATAA
- a CDS encoding cobalt-precorrin 5A hydrolase, translating to MQAKTKIAIYAFTQKGASLAQTVASCLKLPLDSEKIAGDEYKRLSRLLDQPSIELYFSQSCEADNENKEASVSVFSVNCFSSLSKLMHTESHFSRFSAHIIIGATGIAVRAIAPFIQDKTQDPAVIVIDQQANFVISLLSGHLGMANSLSSYLATALNIKGFKTQAVITTATDLENVPAIDSFAQDRELFIDNPDQIKTISSALLHKQKVYCLDETQSFLPAWEEKFGTAYLTRLNLSELSECKSPLIYLGHETFKNMKQVLYLRPKTLILGLGCKRGVSFEALSEALSVFLTQCKVSQASLAGLATIQEKHTEAGILTLAEYFNIPVYFFSANELAQIKTPNHSPKALEQFGTPSVAEAAALLGASLLHDKNNQQLGLTDNNSLNLKAYHVDFVKLRHEKHKFINITFALAEFALRTC from the coding sequence ATGCAGGCTAAAACAAAAATTGCGATTTATGCTTTTACTCAAAAAGGAGCAAGCTTAGCTCAAACCGTGGCTAGTTGTTTAAAGTTACCTTTAGACTCAGAAAAAATAGCAGGCGATGAGTATAAGCGTTTAAGCAGGCTTTTGGATCAGCCAAGTATAGAGCTTTATTTTAGTCAAAGTTGTGAAGCAGATAACGAAAATAAAGAGGCGTCGGTTTCGGTATTTTCTGTGAATTGCTTTAGTTCATTGTCAAAGTTGATGCATACAGAGTCGCATTTTTCTCGCTTTTCAGCACATATTATCATTGGGGCAACAGGCATCGCAGTAAGAGCCATTGCCCCTTTTATTCAAGACAAAACCCAAGACCCGGCAGTAATCGTTATAGACCAACAAGCGAACTTTGTAATTAGTTTGCTCTCTGGTCATTTAGGCATGGCGAATAGTCTCAGCTCTTATCTTGCGACTGCTTTAAATATAAAAGGTTTTAAAACACAGGCGGTAATTACGACTGCGACTGATTTAGAAAATGTGCCTGCGATTGACAGTTTTGCACAAGACAGAGAGCTGTTTATTGATAACCCTGATCAGATAAAAACAATTAGTTCAGCACTGTTGCACAAACAAAAAGTTTATTGCCTAGATGAAACACAAAGTTTTTTGCCTGCATGGGAAGAAAAGTTTGGAACAGCTTATTTAACCCGTTTAAATTTATCAGAGTTATCTGAATGTAAAAGTCCTTTGATTTATCTGGGGCATGAAACCTTTAAAAATATGAAACAAGTTTTATATTTACGCCCTAAAACTTTAATCTTAGGTCTTGGTTGTAAGCGAGGCGTAAGCTTTGAAGCTTTGTCTGAAGCTTTAAGCGTATTTTTAACTCAGTGTAAAGTTTCGCAAGCATCTTTAGCAGGTTTAGCGACTATTCAAGAAAAACATACGGAAGCAGGCATTTTAACCTTAGCAGAATATTTTAACATTCCTGTATATTTTTTTTCGGCTAATGAATTGGCTCAAATCAAAACGCCTAACCATAGCCCTAAAGCCTTAGAACAGTTTGGAACACCCAGCGTAGCCGAAGCCGCCGCTCTTTTAGGGGCGAGTTTATTGCATGATAAAAATAACCAACAGCTTGGGTTGACTGATAATAATAGCCTTAATTTAAAAGCGTATCATGTTGATTTTGTTAAGCTACGCCATGAAAAACATAAGTTTATAAATATTACTTTTGCGTTGGCAGAGTTTGCCTTGAGAACGTGTTAA
- the hemL gene encoding glutamate-1-semialdehyde 2,1-aminomutase, translating into MPTSHELFLEASKIIPGGVNSPVRACRSVGCEPLFIASAKGSKVTTVEGKEYIDFVESWGPMLLGHCHPEVSSALHTAVDLGTSYGAPCPNEVVLAKLILEAMPNMEMVRMVNSGTEATMSALRLARACTKRNKLIKFEGCYHGHADAFLASAGSGVATLSIPGTPGVPDVVVADTLLAAYNDLDAVKAHFEKNPKDIAAIIVEPMAGNMGLVKPAKGFLEGLRELCTKYGALLIFDEVITGFRLDFGGAQKRYNVKPDLTTLGKIIGGGLPVGAYAGKREYMSQIAPSGNVYQAGTLSGNPLAMAAGIATLNVLKKSDYNALESRVKRFCEELTAAFKANGITAFINSEASMFTIFFEGIEPQNFSDVKKASTEIYSKFYQHMRNEGILLAPSAFEVAMVSFAHSEADFEKTLQAASRFKI; encoded by the coding sequence ATGCCAACATCTCATGAACTTTTTTTAGAAGCTTCAAAAATTATTCCCGGTGGAGTTAATAGCCCTGTGCGTGCTTGTCGTTCTGTGGGTTGCGAACCTTTATTTATTGCATCAGCTAAAGGCAGTAAGGTAACAACCGTTGAAGGAAAAGAATACATTGATTTTGTAGAATCATGGGGACCTATGCTCCTTGGGCATTGCCACCCTGAGGTGAGTTCCGCTTTACATACTGCTGTTGATTTAGGCACAAGTTATGGTGCCCCTTGTCCTAACGAAGTTGTTTTGGCGAAACTTATCCTCGAAGCCATGCCGAATATGGAAATGGTGCGTATGGTAAACTCAGGGACAGAAGCGACTATGAGTGCTTTACGTTTAGCGAGGGCTTGTACTAAACGCAATAAATTGATTAAATTTGAAGGTTGTTATCATGGGCATGCTGACGCTTTTTTAGCGAGTGCCGGTTCAGGCGTTGCCACTCTTTCTATTCCCGGAACTCCCGGTGTGCCTGATGTGGTTGTTGCTGATACTTTATTGGCGGCTTATAATGACCTTGATGCGGTTAAGGCTCATTTTGAAAAAAATCCAAAAGACATTGCGGCGATTATTGTTGAACCAATGGCGGGCAATATGGGCTTAGTCAAGCCGGCTAAAGGATTCTTAGAAGGTTTGCGTGAGCTTTGCACTAAATACGGGGCATTATTGATTTTTGATGAAGTTATTACGGGCTTTCGTTTAGATTTTGGCGGGGCTCAAAAACGCTATAATGTTAAACCTGATTTAACCACCTTAGGAAAAATTATTGGTGGCGGTTTACCTGTTGGTGCTTATGCGGGTAAAAGAGAATACATGAGCCAAATAGCACCATCTGGTAACGTTTATCAGGCAGGTACTTTATCAGGCAACCCTTTAGCAATGGCAGCCGGCATAGCGACCTTGAATGTTTTAAAAAAATCAGACTATAACGCCTTGGAATCAAGAGTAAAACGTTTTTGTGAGGAGTTAACGGCAGCGTTTAAAGCCAATGGTATCACTGCCTTTATTAACTCTGAGGCTTCTATGTTTACTATCTTTTTTGAAGGTATTGAACCACAAAACTTTAGTGATGTAAAAAAAGCCAGTACCGAAATATATTCAAAGTTTTATCAGCATATGCGTAATGAAGGTATTTTGCTCGCTCCATCAGCTTTTGAAGTTGCTATGGTTTCTTTTGCTCATAGTGAAGCGGACTTTGAAAAAACCTTGCAAGCTGCGAGTCGCTTTAAAATATAA